ACCTAATTTCCTGCAAAattctaaaacttaaaagtCGTGCGAAGTCCAGCCAATGGCTGTTTTAGTAAGCTGTAATCAGTTATATTTCAGgcacaatttaatatatatatatatatttttttttctttttatatatattagaggcTTGaggcaaaaataattttgtatttctaatacttttttttatatacattgcTTGAAAATAAGGTGCacgcaataaaaattaaagcaaacaAAATCAACTAGGTTGAGactactatttttttattccaaataGATCATGTCTACAATAGGTACACATAATATACCGTATTGGTAGCagatatatctttttataaaaactaaggGCACTTAAAAACACTGCCACAATGCAAACATAAGTTAAtctagattaatttttttaactgatgacatttatgttaaattatgttaattaaactaaggtacttttaataataaaataacatactttgtaaatgttatattgttaataaaattgtttatacttttatcattgactttattaaaatccATTGTTTTCTTAGAAACAATGTCACAAATCTCATTGGATGATATATCTTTAGAAGTATTTATATACTGTCTATTTGATGCagcttatttttctttaaaaacaaattaatctCCAGGATTTGATGAAATTCCCAGTAATATCCTTAtatctaacaaaaaaagtataacgaaaCCTTTGTTCCATATAGTCAATCTATCTTTAGATCAAGGAGTATTTCCTGATATACTTAAGCTTGCAAGAGTATacccaatttataaaaataatgatcgGGCCGACTATCAAACTATAGACCCATATTGGTACTTTCCGTTTTCTCAAAAATCTTCGAACgtgtagtttataatagaatacttgattattttacaaaaaataatctttttaatccaaaacaattcggatttcaaaaaaaacattcaccAGAACATGCCATTATTGAATTAGTCAACCTAATAACTGatggttttgaaaatgataagaTTACTCTCGGAGTATTCATAGGTTTATCCAAGACATTCGACACCGTtgatcattttattttgttagaaaaactaaaatggtACGGGGTATGCAATAAACTATATCAttggataaaaagttatctatctaatagaaaacaatatgttcaAAACAAGAAATCCGGAATACTGAATATTCTGTATGGAGTGCCTCAAGGATCGATCCTAGGACCgctcatatttttaatttattttaatgactttaatAATGCATCAGTAAAACTAAATGCTATCATGTTTGCAGACAATACTAATCTATTTTTATCTAACTGCAATATTAATCAACTTTATGCTGACATGAacattaaattagaaaaagtaaatgattggttcaggtcaaataaactttctcttaacgttgaaaaaaaacaatataccttgtttcataaaaaaacacaagaaggAAACCTTTCTCTAAAACTTCTAAAACtgccaaaacttattataaattataaacaaattaaaaaacaagatttttttattttgtttataatttataataagaaacaaaaaaaaaaaaaaaagactataaagtttttaggagttatTGTAGATGATCATTTATCATAGCTcccatatataaaatataaagtcaaAAATTAGTAGAACCATTAGTATTATGTATCGAACTTGAAGTTGtcaaccaacaaaacttaaaaaaattaaaacaaatagagctagcactatttgtaaaattccATTATAATATTGTACTTAATTGCACAAGACAAAGATTGTGATTATATAATTTGATTATAAACCCACAATGGAAACCAGCATATTTTACGTTTTTgtgaatgtttaataaaatttggaaaagttaaaaagaacaaaatataacattatccctgttttttttattaaaaaaagccaaTGTTgtggtataaacaaaaatatcagaGTAGAGTTAccctattttgatatttttattattaaaagtaaaatgggtACATTTCTGAGATGTATAAATGGTAAAATAAAACATCAGCTATGGGCCTAATTtagaatacaaaaattattattattaatgttatatatatatatatatatatatatatatatatatatatatatatatatatatatatatatatatatatatatatatatatatatatatatatatatttgggtaGAATTGAATAAATgcggctgcgtataaactttttttaaaatatatatatattttataataatatataactatttcgatattttgctgatctatcgtgatcagcgtcatcaggtataataaataaaatagttacaaagaaatcgttatagtaaaaacaaaccgttaaaaagataacactaaaaagccaaaatataatacaaaaaattttctcaaataactgacgtcagcagattttattaaaaaatggcccCCAGGTTTTAGTTGTCACGTTATCACCGTCATCCCGATTGAGAACCTCATCACCATTTCTCAACTCCTGTCGAACCCTAGCTTTGCTTATTTCGAGTGACTCTGATTTTTCGAGTTCGAAAAATCGATATTCTGGGGCTACAGATAATGTTTTGGAGTGCAACCAATCAAACTTACCATGGCAAGTTTTGGAATGTTCAGTTGCACCCGAACTGGaccatttttcttttaagctGTTTTTCTGGTGTTCAATACATCTCGATATCACCTTCTTTTTAGTTTCACCAATGTATATCGAACCGCATGAACATTTTAGCTGGTATACGCCAGGGTTTGTGTTTAGTGGtagtttagttttaattgttgcaaaaaatattttttaaattgggagTTGATGTGAAAATaacctttttgttttgttttcgaAATTCTTTACGAAGTTTTGGACCAACAATTGGTATCTAAGGTAATTTTATAAAGGGTTGGATATCTAATGGTTGACATGTGATGTTTTTTGAaccgttttttaaatagtctataGTAATATTGTTTAGAATGTTCTTGTCGTGgccattttcaacaaatatgtctattagaaaatcaatttctttttgaaggTGTTTTtgatagcaaattttttttgcacgACATAAAAATCCTTTGAAAACGCCAATAATAATGTTAGGATTAATGTTCGAGTTAGGTTTAAGTTGAACATTTGTAATAGCTTCTTTTCGATGTACTTGAAATTCATAAGCTCCAGAGCTTGtgtttgtaatattaataactaGGAAATTGAGTTGTTTGAGGTTGTTTTCAAGTTATACTGTGTATTTTATGGcaacataaataacataaaaaacgttaaaaatttaaagttcatAATGGTATTATAATTCTCATTATCATaggaaaaatttattagtttaaatattagttttgtttttaaaataaaataaatataagttgggCTATTATTcggttataaaaaattaactcaaaattttttatgatatgaacacaacttgtcttggcaCTTGGGGatgaaatgaaaaatgaaaaaacaatgaaaaattttttttcatactacTCATAAACTAGATAATCAACTTCAACTTTCTATTAAGTtttctaaatttgtttattttctaaaaactcttttttgtttaattttagaggTAGCATTCCAATTGAACAAGGAAAGAAGGTTCCTAAAGGTGGAATCTTCGTTATTGGAGAAGAGCAAGATGAATTTGGAGCAGGGTTTACACCTGCAGAGTCCTTTTATGGTGACCTAAGTCAGCTTAATGTTTGGGATTATCAATTAgttttaatacattaaatacaTTAGTTTAGAACATTAAATCTTCACACTTGTTATTTAAAGACGTTGCATTGGTGTATCAACAAGACAGACATcatttattattgctatttttattatggttGTTTATCGATAAGGTTTTCAACAACTCTGTTGGCTCTAATCCCATGTCGAAAAATCTACtcgtttttcttcaaaaatgcTTATCCAATAACATAACTCCaaaatcgtttaaaataaaaactccaaTCCAtactaaaaaagcaaaaaacatacTGAAGGAATACAGTAAAAAACTACTAATTCATGCTCGTAACGAAACCAAACACAGATTATATTCAagtaagaaattaattaatgaattaaatatatttcttcagaCAAAAGTAAGATTACACGATTAtgagttaattaataaaataaccaacaaatcaaaaaattaccattatattaagaaaaaaacggaaatgaaagaaaaatattataaattacaaattacaccgattataaaaaatagttttgatccTCCCAATCAAGTTATTAAACCTGCTATACTCAATTTAACTAATGTTACTTTGGATAAATCAACAACTGAGCTACTCAATTTAGGTCCAAATTTTGTACCACTGCagaaaaaaattccttatatggatattataactaatatcGAAACTTGCGCTTTacaacttgaaaaacttaaaaaaccaaCACAGGCAGAAACTCTACGACAAAACTGTTCACAAACTTtaacaaattcattaaaattaaaattaaaagataatataactAAGCAACAACGTCTTtccataaacaaattaaaaatcaattctAATATTAAGATATACCCTTTCGATAAAGGCACAGGTTTCGCATTAATAAACCAAAATGATGCATCTCTCAAATtagaagaacaaataaaaaatagcaaaattattGAGTATGATCCAACATCCACATTGACTACTAAATTTCAAAGACAATTGTGCAAATTAAGAAAAGAAGGTAAGCTAGACACAAATACACACTTTAAAATGTATCCATCAGATTGTGACCTACCAAGGATTTACGGAATGATTAAAGCTCACAAACCAGAAAAAGATTTCCGAACGCGCCCCGTTGTATCAACAATTAACACACCACCTTATGGAATATGTGATTAtcttgttaaaattattcaaccgactctgaacaaaaataaaagtagactTATGAATTCTAATAGTTTTGTAAATGAAGCTAAGCAATTGATAATAGATCCTTAcgaatttttaatttcatttgataTAGTCAATTTATATCCATCCATACCCATTGACGAAGCAATTCcggtttttattgatatattgacATTGATGACTTAAAAACTCGAACTAAACTTACTCTTGCAGACATACACCAATTAATTGAACTTTCATTAAGTATATGCTATTCTTTATATGAAAACAATATCCGAGTAATACCTAATTTAGGTCCAATAGGTTTATCTTTAATGGTTGTTATGGCGGAAgcgtttttacaaaatatagaaagaaaGGCCCTTAACATAGCAACTGTTTATACATCCGAACCAAAAACTTACAAGAGACATGTAGATGATTGTCACGCTCATTTCGcttcaacaaaacaacaacaaatgatCCTGAACATCCTTAATGAACAAAATCCTGCCATAAAAtactaaagtaaataataaagtgCTAAAGATATTTGTCCGGATGCCGGACGACCAGACACTTcgttttttacatgaaaaacatCTTTCCTGATAATTGTCTTCTGCATGCTGGCGATCAAGatagcactttaaaaaaataatttaaatcgaTTGAATCGcgacaaatattaaattttaatttgacaaaGATTGAGGAACAAGAGTTGTAATcgaataaagttattattaattatatgtataattatatatttttatatcaatgtatatttctaaataaaaaagttgttataattCAAGGACATTTACAAATAGTAGTTTAGTGAGCactattcaatatatatattgaatagtgaatagtaataaaaattgaaaagtcatatatatgaatatatatatatgaatctACTCAATATTTTTGTGAGAATAAGAAGAGATTTTTAGTTTGCATATAAATATTCGaagtatgaataaaaaaatcatgagctttaaatgtttatttgaggAACTTAATcatgaatttataataatttgtttcacAGAAACTtggcttaaaatttttaacccCCTCCTTCCCCCTCGTCACAGACGTCAAAAAGTTTAGACTTCCCTAGAATATTACGTCACAAGGTGCTATCATTCCCACCTCATggataaaaattacattatttctAGAATTATTACTACATTATTATCAATTATGTAATTATAAGAATTATTGCTAcattattatcaatttataaaattgcattttataatcataaagatataatattttcaaaatgtttatttgcagtttattatagataaatgtaatagtaattaaaactattttatactcttactataaaattattatctcgCAGCTGTTCCGCATATACTTACTGAAAAGTAACTATTATCTCGCAGCTATTCCGCATATTCTTACTATAAAGTTATTATCTTGCAGCTATTCCGCATTCTTAATGAAACAATTGAATAAAATGaaccttaaaataaatttaacatttaaatacaagtttaaatacttataacaagcataaatatttatagtaattgAGTCTTATTTAAACCaattataacaaacaaaacatgAAACTTTGCTGAAAccaaaaaattagcaaaaactatttttccgtagtaaataaaaatcttctTTTATGGATTAAACTGGGAGGGCGTTGATACCAGTTCCTGGGTAAAATTCCATTCCATTTCACCGTTTAATTCCATCGGCACTTTCACCGTTTTCCACATTAGCGATTAGAACCATAATTTCTTGTTGTTGACGTGCAATAACTCTCTGAGGATGGAACGGTTGATTCCTGGATGTGTGTTACATTATAAGTGCGCAGCATGACTATTGATGCAAAGTACTGGTGATATTTCTTGCAGATTCTATCACTAATCATGGGTTGAATTGATGGACAGTGCAAGTCATAAGGAATTGACCGAAACAGATTTGATGAGCGGGCAAGGATGTCGTCAACTTTTACACATTGTGCGAACAGAGTTGGAAATTGATGGCACGCTGGATCCGTTGTTCATTCTGGAATTTAAGGACCTTCACTTGTTTGAACAACTGGCAACGGAGCAGATGAAATCTGTCTGTTATCAcactgaaataaaaacttttttgtttcaaacaGCACTTATTATCATTTCGTCATCTGCGTAAAATATTGGCTCGTTCAACAAGAAAAGCTGTTCTTGTACCTCAGACTCAATGTGGGCTTAATGTGTTCTGCCACTATTGGAAAATTATTGACAATCAAGTTTAACGATATTTCAGAAAAAGTGGTCCCTGCATTGATATCAAATGCAACATTTCCCTCATTCAGAAGGCTACTATAGTGGTCATGTATTAATATCAATCTAGCAAGTTTTTTACTATGTGGTGctatttttctttcaattaaatgcACTTCTGGTAATGATTTCAAACGCCTTGAGTGAAATTCAATCCCATGGCTGAATGCTGTCAATTTTGAGTGCTTTTCCGATCTGATTACTATATGGTTTGGTCCGGCCCAGCAAACTCTCCATGCTTGGTCAGTGCATGGGATTCATTGGCTGATGACTGGCACCACTGCGTCGGTGATGCCGTTCATATTCCAATGGTTTGCCGTGCCGATCATGCCAATCTTGTTCCAGACTTTAACCatgtttgtaatataaaaaaaaaattgagtttgcGCATgcgttatttttataaagaattttaaaataaaatgagtaaAAGAATTAATgttaagtaaagaataaaaaaataaaaaaaaaataaaatcttttaactttttaacaaatgccAATTTccttattactttttattgatttctgtttgttttaattttattggaattcattaaaaattgataagaaGTCTTTTATAGCAAAACGAATTGTAGTgacatatatatttgattttattttaaaagtaagtaaatgttttttgaggTACCAaactatttatactttataatattattatgtattttattatttattttatacaaaataaatagtaaaatatatttataacttatgacaatatattacataatatcatagtatttgagtttattttaaaagtattagttataatataaaaaattactttaagtaagtaaatgttttttgaggATCCCAatcatttatactttatattataaagcatATTTAGGAtcctaaaaaaacatttacttttaaaataaaatcaaacattatgatattatgttatatattgtcataagttatactttattatatagattatactATTTAATAATGAATATTGCCATAGGTTATAACATTCAGCAAATGTTATATTTCAATGAGGTATAACCTATGACTTGTTAATTTTATACTAATAGTAGATTTAAGGACCTTGAatcatttatactttatatgatttattttatatttatatcactTGTGgtataagtaaataatatatgtataattatacttaattatttatataattataaatatatacataaatatagatatatatttatataatttacatatataaatggttaaatttgcttttaagggcataaaataactttatttttttgcttgttgtgAGACTTGATCAAAGTcgtgactttttaatataaacattaggaatatttcaatatacttttttttattattactatttaatagaCTGTCTGGCCAaatcaaaccctcagtcgatgttgCGGCACTTCTTTGTAGCAACAGGCTATAAGGTAATTGAAGTAGCAGCACTATCTTGtagttaaaacaaatttctaacataATCAACAGTAAGTAAATTAATAGACAATTATTTTGTGGTAATTACGTGGATCACATCTAAAtaccttgttttaaattttatagttcaaaaacatgaaaatagAGCATATAATAAAGATGTTGAGTGGTCCATAAGGCGATGGCTAATGCAAGCTGCTGACAGAAATGGTGGTTGTGCAAAACGTGCCTTAAAAGTGTAAGCTAAAAATACttgatggtttttttatttgttctatcttttctttgatattttatatatttttcttgaaatataatgtttttattgtattagtCAAGCATTACAGAGCATTGGATTTTATAGTTTACACTCatttttacagtttattttatattttattccttCGTTtactttacttattttaatttattttggttacaattttatacttattttatgagT
This genomic interval from Hydra vulgaris chromosome 01, alternate assembly HydraT2T_AEP contains the following:
- the LOC136074211 gene encoding uncharacterized protein LOC136074211; translation: MSKNLLVFLQKCLSNNITPKSFKIKTPIHTKKAKNILKEYSKKLLIHARNETKHRLYSSKKLINELNIFLQTKVRLHDYELINKITNKSKNYHYIKKKTEMKEKYYKLQITPIIKNSFDPPNQVIKPAILNLTNVTLDKSTTELLNLGPNFVPLQKKIPYMDIITNIETCALQLEKLKKPTQAETLRQNCSQTLTNSLKLKLKDNITKQQRLSINKLKINSNIKIYPFDKGTGFALINQNDASLKLEEQIKNSKIIEYDPTSTLTTKFQRQLCKLRKEGKLDTNTHFKMYPSDCDLPRIYGMIKAHKPEKDFRTRPVVSTINTPPYGICDYLVKIIQPTLNKNKSRLMNSNSFVNEAKQLIIDPYEFLISFDIVNLYPSIPIDEAIPVFIDILTLMT